In the genome of Drosophila subpulchrella strain 33 F10 #4 breed RU33 chromosome 2L, RU_Dsub_v1.1 Primary Assembly, whole genome shotgun sequence, one region contains:
- the LOC119548401 gene encoding mediator of RNA polymerase II transcription subunit 15 isoform X4: MATSTLQSPSPSPSSAPVSTKNPQLKRVVYSKYRELLGSYNDKANAIIDTLPAYMVRQDRGFQLSELPVNGDAKMGLESSYGQRGGGGSGNGGYEAPACVQNAMMTKDKKPFTYTPGGIDLSQIRSERMAKRLARNAQSEGATGASQQNRPAQPQSPGGGAPGAGGAASSMGAAAMGMPFQVLPPPPPPPQPQSQGKNGTQGASAAAPPPPPPQQPSTLAPPTGRLSAPGSPATARKSPTPQRFEPPPLGFRPEIKIPPNPMAALRKVAPPVEKNTFWKDEYRKDRSKSPLPTEVPAGQNGGYSSPADAVDGPKPSAVGMESSYSPYTPTQQAPPVAKSPPVQQPTPPATPPQLQQQQLEQQPAARQEFRSVAMPTSPAVSVYTRQSDSPRSPFEQSQQQQQRSTESPFRFAQQQQQLQQSPQQRPPTAISPLAQVQQQQQQQLQQQQLQQQQLQQKQLQQQQLQQQQLQQQQLQQQQQQIQQQLQQQQLQQQQLQQQQLQQQQQQQQQAAQSVPWRTQRTQPAAQQQQQQELHPQPIYNNVQQQQQRSRDAFSPARTEAPAATTFNSQQQQQNFASQQNQFGGAAKPTNVGSLYIAPLAQPTEPQAQRIVLQQQQQASARDSPMRQLPQQQGSPQQPQGNQPMRWLSSQPASKEQAPWARPEENGNVLPSTLRQTTPAPQPQVVPQSQPQQQQQQQTSFYQPQLVQGNGYGPIPAAAAPISLQNFGSHPQPGGLRLQINVNTNGSSSNANQSAPRERIIPITLEQTPTYAAAQPNFGGYQNYPAQGQRVLSPSQAGSTNNTNGNATRIIPIAVEGGRGGPVSQSPVLLQNDPRSPPIQSKSFRILQKITDTVDDGSGNGDLRQDSRQDLQQTPQEAELQRPQFARQMSAQQARNSPTIEQMRRLQIAQDQQSNHQQSGTPLAWSPQGNGVSAQNRFTQQRYDTPQQQQQQYVPPSEQQAPEPKKYTGSAIPSRSFKILQAMTTPENAGPGQSDL; the protein is encoded by the exons ATGGCCACCTCAACGCTGCAATCTCCGTCGCCGTCACCATCATCCGCCCCCGTTTCGACCAAGAATCCGCAGCTGAAGCGCGTCGTCTACTCCAAGTATCGGGAACTTCTCGGTTCTTATAATGATAAGGCCAATGCCATCATCGACACTCTGCCCGCCTATATGGTTCGTCAGGATCGCGGGTTCCAGCTGTCAGAGCTGCCCGTGAATGGAGATGCCAAGATGGGCCTGGAATCCTC ATATGGACAGCGCGGAGGAGGCGGATCCGGAAACGGTGGCTACGAGGCGCCCGCCTGCGTGCAGAACGCGATGATGACAAAAGACAAGAAGCCCTTCACCTACACGCCCGGCGGCATCGATCTCTCCCAGATCCGGTCGGAGCGTATGGCTAAGCGACTGGCGCGAAACGCCCAGTCAGAGGGAGCCACCGGAGCCTCCCAACAGAACAGACCCGCCCAGCCGCAGTCGCCAGGTGGAGGAGCTCCAGGTGCCGGCGGAGCAGCCAGCTCGATGGGAGCCGCTGCCATGGGCATGCCCTTCCAGGTGCTGCCgccgccaccgccgccgccgcagCCACAGTCACAGGGTAAGAATGGCACCCAAGGTGCCAGCGCTGCCGCACCCccaccaccacccccacaACAACCCAGCACCTTAGCGCCACCCACTGGCCGCCTGAGTGCACCCGGTTCACCGGCGACGGCTCGCAAGTCGCCGACTCCACAGCGTTTCGAGCCACCGCCGCTGGGCTTCCGGCCGGAGATCAAGATACCGCCCAATCCCATGGCCGCGCTCCGCAAGGTTGCGCCGCCCGTGGAGAAGAACACGTTctggaaggatgagtaccgCAAGGATCGCTCCAAGAGTCCGCTGCCCACTGAGGTGCCAGCTGGCCAAAATGGAGGATACTCCAGTCCAGCGGATGCCGTTGATG GTCCAAAACCATCGGCCGTCGGCATGGAGAGCAGCTACAGCCCCTACACACCCACTCAACAGGCGCCTCCGGTGGCCAAGAGTCCACCAGTGCAACAGCCAACGCCACCGGCAACACCGccgcaactgcagcagcaacagttggAGCAGCAACCTGCAGCACGACAGGAGTTCCGCAGCGTGGCCATGCCCACATCGCCAGCTGTGAGTGTCTACACTCGCCAGTCGGATAGTCCCCGATCGCCTTTCGAGCAatcgcagcagcaacaacagcggTCCACGGAGAGCCCCTTCCGCTttgcacagcagcaacagcagctgcAACAGTCACCGCAGCAACGTCCACCCACAGCGATATCGCCGTTGGCTCaggtgcagcagcagcagcaacagcaattgcagcaacaacaattgcagcagcagcaactgcagcagaaGCAAttacagcagcagcaactacaacagcagcaattgcagcagcaacaacttcagcagcagcagcaacaaatacagcagcagctgcagcaacaacaattgcaacagcagcagctccagcagcaacagttgcagcagcaacagcagcagcaacaacaggcAGCTCAATCAGTTCCCTGGCGCACTCAACGCACACAGCCTgcagcacagcagcaacagcaacaggaATTGCATCCGCAACCCATCTACAACAATgttcagcagcagcaacaaagaTCTCGCGATGCCTTCAGTCCAGCTAGGACTgaagcaccagcagcaaccaCGTTCAAttcacagcagcaacagcagaacTTTGCAAGTCAACAAAACCAATTTGGAGGAGCAGCAAAGCCG ACCAACGTTGGCTCGCTTTACATAGCTCCATTGGCCCAGCCCACTGAGCCGCAGGCCCAGCGAATCGtcctgcagcagcagcagcaggcttCTGCCCGGGATTCCCCGATGCGCCAGCTTCCACAGCAGCAAGGATCGCCGCAGCAGCCCCAGGGCAACCAGCCGATGCGATGGCTCAGCTCCCAGCCGGCCAGCAAGGAGCAGGCTCCTTGGGCTCGTCCCGAGGAGAACGGCAACGTCCTGCCCTCCACTTTGCGTCAGACCACTCCGGCCCCGCAGCCCCAAGTCGTGCCTCAGTCGCagccacagcagcaacagcagcagcagacatCCTTCTACCAGCCCCAGTTGGTCCAAGGAAACGGCTATGGACCAATTCCGGCTGCAGCTGCTCCCATCAGTCTGCAGAACTTCGGGTCACATCCCCAGCCAGGTGGACTCCGTTTGCAGATCAACGTAAACACCaatggcagcagcagcaatgcAAATCAAAGTGCTCCAAGG GAGCGTATCATACCCATAACCCTAGAGCAGACCCCGACGTATGCCGCAGCCCAGCCCAACTTTGGTG GTTACCAGAATTACCCAGCTCAGGGCCAGCGAGTCCTGTCGCCCAGTCAGGCGGGCAGTACCAATAACACCAATGGTAATGCCACCAGGATAATCCCAATAGCTGTCGAGGGAGGACGCGGCGGTCCAGTTTCCCAGTCGCCGGTGCTTTTGCAAAA CGATCCACGCTCACCGCCCATCCAATCGAAATCGTTTAGAATTTTGCAAAAGATAACCGACACCGTAGACGATGGCAGCGGGAATGGGGATTTGCGGCAGGACTCGCGGCAGGATCTGCAGCAGACTCCCCAGGAGGCCGAGTTGCAGCGGCCGCAGTTCGCCCGCCAGATGAGCGCCCAGCAGGCCAGGAATAGTCCGACCATCGAGCAGATGCGGCGCCTGCAAATCGCCCAGGATCAGCAGAGTAACCATCAGCAGTCGGGTACGCCATTAGCTTGGTCCCCGCAAG GTAATGGCGTCTCAGCTCAGAACCGATTCACGCAACAACGATATG ATACcccccaacaacaacaacagcaatatGTGCCGCCAAGTGAACAGCAGGCTCCGGAACCCAAAAAATACACCGGTAGTGCTATACCAAGTCGATCATTCAAAATTCTGCAGGCAATGACAACACCTGAAAATGCCG GACCTGGACAATCGGATCTATAA
- the LOC119548401 gene encoding putative mediator of RNA polymerase II transcription subunit 26 isoform X7 gives MATSTLQSPSPSPSSAPVSTKNPQLKRVVYSKYRELLGSYNDKANAIIDTLPAYMVRQDRGFQLSELPVNGDAKMGLESSYGQRGGGGSGNGGYEAPACVQNAMMTKDKKPFTYTPGGIDLSQIRSERMAKRLARNAQSEGATGASQQNRPAQPQSPGGGAPGAGGAASSMGAAAMGMPFQVLPPPPPPPQPQSQGKNGTQGASAAAPPPPPPQQPSTLAPPTGRLSAPGSPATARKSPTPQRFEPPPLGFRPEIKIPPNPMAALRKVAPPVEKNTFWKDEYRKDRSKSPLPTEVPAGQNGGYSSPADAVDGPKPSAVGMESSYSPYTPTQQAPPVAKSPPVQQPTPPATPPQLQQQQLEQQPAARQEFRSVAMPTSPAVSVYTRQSDSPRSPFEQSQQQQQRSTESPFRFAQQQQQLQQSPQQRPPTAISPLAQVQQQQQQQLQQQQLQQQQLQQKQLQQQQLQQQQLQQQQLQQQQQQIQQQLQQQQLQQQQLQQQQLQQQQQQQQQAAQSVPWRTQRTQPAAQQQQQQELHPQPIYNNVQQQQQRSRDAFSPARTEAPAATTFNSQQQQQNFASQQNQFGGAAKPTNVGSLYIAPLAQPTEPQAQRIVLQQQQQASARDSPMRQLPQQQGSPQQPQGNQPMRWLSSQPASKEQAPWARPEENGNVLPSTLRQTTPAPQPQVVPQSQPQQQQQQQTSFYQPQLVQGNGYGPIPAAAAPISLQNFGSHPQPGGLRLQINVNTNGSSSNANQSAPRERIIPITLEQTPTYAAAQPNFGGNGVSAQNRFTQQRYDTPQQQQQQYVPPSEQQAPEPKKYTGSAIPSRSFKILQAMTTPENAGPGQSDL, from the exons ATGGCCACCTCAACGCTGCAATCTCCGTCGCCGTCACCATCATCCGCCCCCGTTTCGACCAAGAATCCGCAGCTGAAGCGCGTCGTCTACTCCAAGTATCGGGAACTTCTCGGTTCTTATAATGATAAGGCCAATGCCATCATCGACACTCTGCCCGCCTATATGGTTCGTCAGGATCGCGGGTTCCAGCTGTCAGAGCTGCCCGTGAATGGAGATGCCAAGATGGGCCTGGAATCCTC ATATGGACAGCGCGGAGGAGGCGGATCCGGAAACGGTGGCTACGAGGCGCCCGCCTGCGTGCAGAACGCGATGATGACAAAAGACAAGAAGCCCTTCACCTACACGCCCGGCGGCATCGATCTCTCCCAGATCCGGTCGGAGCGTATGGCTAAGCGACTGGCGCGAAACGCCCAGTCAGAGGGAGCCACCGGAGCCTCCCAACAGAACAGACCCGCCCAGCCGCAGTCGCCAGGTGGAGGAGCTCCAGGTGCCGGCGGAGCAGCCAGCTCGATGGGAGCCGCTGCCATGGGCATGCCCTTCCAGGTGCTGCCgccgccaccgccgccgccgcagCCACAGTCACAGGGTAAGAATGGCACCCAAGGTGCCAGCGCTGCCGCACCCccaccaccacccccacaACAACCCAGCACCTTAGCGCCACCCACTGGCCGCCTGAGTGCACCCGGTTCACCGGCGACGGCTCGCAAGTCGCCGACTCCACAGCGTTTCGAGCCACCGCCGCTGGGCTTCCGGCCGGAGATCAAGATACCGCCCAATCCCATGGCCGCGCTCCGCAAGGTTGCGCCGCCCGTGGAGAAGAACACGTTctggaaggatgagtaccgCAAGGATCGCTCCAAGAGTCCGCTGCCCACTGAGGTGCCAGCTGGCCAAAATGGAGGATACTCCAGTCCAGCGGATGCCGTTGATG GTCCAAAACCATCGGCCGTCGGCATGGAGAGCAGCTACAGCCCCTACACACCCACTCAACAGGCGCCTCCGGTGGCCAAGAGTCCACCAGTGCAACAGCCAACGCCACCGGCAACACCGccgcaactgcagcagcaacagttggAGCAGCAACCTGCAGCACGACAGGAGTTCCGCAGCGTGGCCATGCCCACATCGCCAGCTGTGAGTGTCTACACTCGCCAGTCGGATAGTCCCCGATCGCCTTTCGAGCAatcgcagcagcaacaacagcggTCCACGGAGAGCCCCTTCCGCTttgcacagcagcaacagcagctgcAACAGTCACCGCAGCAACGTCCACCCACAGCGATATCGCCGTTGGCTCaggtgcagcagcagcagcaacagcaattgcagcaacaacaattgcagcagcagcaactgcagcagaaGCAAttacagcagcagcaactacaacagcagcaattgcagcagcaacaacttcagcagcagcagcaacaaatacagcagcagctgcagcaacaacaattgcaacagcagcagctccagcagcaacagttgcagcagcaacagcagcagcaacaacaggcAGCTCAATCAGTTCCCTGGCGCACTCAACGCACACAGCCTgcagcacagcagcaacagcaacaggaATTGCATCCGCAACCCATCTACAACAATgttcagcagcagcaacaaagaTCTCGCGATGCCTTCAGTCCAGCTAGGACTgaagcaccagcagcaaccaCGTTCAAttcacagcagcaacagcagaacTTTGCAAGTCAACAAAACCAATTTGGAGGAGCAGCAAAGCCG ACCAACGTTGGCTCGCTTTACATAGCTCCATTGGCCCAGCCCACTGAGCCGCAGGCCCAGCGAATCGtcctgcagcagcagcagcaggcttCTGCCCGGGATTCCCCGATGCGCCAGCTTCCACAGCAGCAAGGATCGCCGCAGCAGCCCCAGGGCAACCAGCCGATGCGATGGCTCAGCTCCCAGCCGGCCAGCAAGGAGCAGGCTCCTTGGGCTCGTCCCGAGGAGAACGGCAACGTCCTGCCCTCCACTTTGCGTCAGACCACTCCGGCCCCGCAGCCCCAAGTCGTGCCTCAGTCGCagccacagcagcaacagcagcagcagacatCCTTCTACCAGCCCCAGTTGGTCCAAGGAAACGGCTATGGACCAATTCCGGCTGCAGCTGCTCCCATCAGTCTGCAGAACTTCGGGTCACATCCCCAGCCAGGTGGACTCCGTTTGCAGATCAACGTAAACACCaatggcagcagcagcaatgcAAATCAAAGTGCTCCAAGG GAGCGTATCATACCCATAACCCTAGAGCAGACCCCGACGTATGCCGCAGCCCAGCCCAACTTTGGTG GTAATGGCGTCTCAGCTCAGAACCGATTCACGCAACAACGATATG ATACcccccaacaacaacaacagcaatatGTGCCGCCAAGTGAACAGCAGGCTCCGGAACCCAAAAAATACACCGGTAGTGCTATACCAAGTCGATCATTCAAAATTCTGCAGGCAATGACAACACCTGAAAATGCCG GACCTGGACAATCGGATCTATAA
- the LOC119548401 gene encoding histone-lysine N-methyltransferase 2D isoform X2 — MATSTLQSPSPSPSSAPVSTKNPQLKRVVYSKYRELLGSYNDKANAIIDTLPAYMVRQDRGFQLSELPVNGDAKMGLESSYGQRGGGGSGNGGYEAPACVQNAMMTKDKKPFTYTPGGIDLSQIRSERMAKRLARNAQSEGATGASQQNRPAQPQSPGGGAPGAGGAASSMGAAAMGMPFQVLPPPPPPPQPQSQGKNGTQGASAAAPPPPPPQQPSTLAPPTGRLSAPGSPATARKSPTPQRFEPPPLGFRPEIKIPPNPMAALRKVAPPVEKNTFWKDEYRKDRSKSPLPTEVPAGQNGGYSSPADAVDGPKPSAVGMESSYSPYTPTQQAPPVAKSPPVQQPTPPATPPQLQQQQLEQQPAARQEFRSVAMPTSPAVSVYTRQSDSPRSPFEQSQQQQQRSTESPFRFAQQQQQLQQSPQQRPPTAISPLAQVQQQQQQQLQQQQLQQQQLQQKQLQQQQLQQQQLQQQQLQQQQQQIQQQLQQQQLQQQQLQQQQLQQQQQQQQQAAQSVPWRTQRTQPAAQQQQQQELHPQPIYNNVQQQQQRSRDAFSPARTEAPAATTFNSQQQQQNFASQQNQFGGAAKPTNVGSLYIAPLAQPTEPQAQRIVLQQQQQASARDSPMRQLPQQQGSPQQPQGNQPMRWLSSQPASKEQAPWARPEENGNVLPSTLRQTTPAPQPQVVPQSQPQQQQQQQTSFYQPQLVQGNGYGPIPAAAAPISLQNFGSHPQPGGLRLQINVNTNGSSSNANQSAPRERIIPITLEQTPTYAAAQPNFGGHIIRSANQFVDQGYQNYPAQGQRVLSPSQAGSTNNTNGNATRIIPIAVEGGRGGPVSQSPVLLQNGNYNLYVHQCPLEAEILYRKNRLSDPRSPPIQSKSFRILQKITDTVDDGSGNGDLRQDSRQDLQQTPQEAELQRPQFARQMSAQQARNSPTIEQMRRLQIAQDQQSNHQQSGNGVSAQNRFTQQRYDTPQQQQQQYVPPSEQQAPEPKKYTGSAIPSRSFKILQAMTTPENAGPGQSDL; from the exons ATGGCCACCTCAACGCTGCAATCTCCGTCGCCGTCACCATCATCCGCCCCCGTTTCGACCAAGAATCCGCAGCTGAAGCGCGTCGTCTACTCCAAGTATCGGGAACTTCTCGGTTCTTATAATGATAAGGCCAATGCCATCATCGACACTCTGCCCGCCTATATGGTTCGTCAGGATCGCGGGTTCCAGCTGTCAGAGCTGCCCGTGAATGGAGATGCCAAGATGGGCCTGGAATCCTC ATATGGACAGCGCGGAGGAGGCGGATCCGGAAACGGTGGCTACGAGGCGCCCGCCTGCGTGCAGAACGCGATGATGACAAAAGACAAGAAGCCCTTCACCTACACGCCCGGCGGCATCGATCTCTCCCAGATCCGGTCGGAGCGTATGGCTAAGCGACTGGCGCGAAACGCCCAGTCAGAGGGAGCCACCGGAGCCTCCCAACAGAACAGACCCGCCCAGCCGCAGTCGCCAGGTGGAGGAGCTCCAGGTGCCGGCGGAGCAGCCAGCTCGATGGGAGCCGCTGCCATGGGCATGCCCTTCCAGGTGCTGCCgccgccaccgccgccgccgcagCCACAGTCACAGGGTAAGAATGGCACCCAAGGTGCCAGCGCTGCCGCACCCccaccaccacccccacaACAACCCAGCACCTTAGCGCCACCCACTGGCCGCCTGAGTGCACCCGGTTCACCGGCGACGGCTCGCAAGTCGCCGACTCCACAGCGTTTCGAGCCACCGCCGCTGGGCTTCCGGCCGGAGATCAAGATACCGCCCAATCCCATGGCCGCGCTCCGCAAGGTTGCGCCGCCCGTGGAGAAGAACACGTTctggaaggatgagtaccgCAAGGATCGCTCCAAGAGTCCGCTGCCCACTGAGGTGCCAGCTGGCCAAAATGGAGGATACTCCAGTCCAGCGGATGCCGTTGATG GTCCAAAACCATCGGCCGTCGGCATGGAGAGCAGCTACAGCCCCTACACACCCACTCAACAGGCGCCTCCGGTGGCCAAGAGTCCACCAGTGCAACAGCCAACGCCACCGGCAACACCGccgcaactgcagcagcaacagttggAGCAGCAACCTGCAGCACGACAGGAGTTCCGCAGCGTGGCCATGCCCACATCGCCAGCTGTGAGTGTCTACACTCGCCAGTCGGATAGTCCCCGATCGCCTTTCGAGCAatcgcagcagcaacaacagcggTCCACGGAGAGCCCCTTCCGCTttgcacagcagcaacagcagctgcAACAGTCACCGCAGCAACGTCCACCCACAGCGATATCGCCGTTGGCTCaggtgcagcagcagcagcaacagcaattgcagcaacaacaattgcagcagcagcaactgcagcagaaGCAAttacagcagcagcaactacaacagcagcaattgcagcagcaacaacttcagcagcagcagcaacaaatacagcagcagctgcagcaacaacaattgcaacagcagcagctccagcagcaacagttgcagcagcaacagcagcagcaacaacaggcAGCTCAATCAGTTCCCTGGCGCACTCAACGCACACAGCCTgcagcacagcagcaacagcaacaggaATTGCATCCGCAACCCATCTACAACAATgttcagcagcagcaacaaagaTCTCGCGATGCCTTCAGTCCAGCTAGGACTgaagcaccagcagcaaccaCGTTCAAttcacagcagcaacagcagaacTTTGCAAGTCAACAAAACCAATTTGGAGGAGCAGCAAAGCCG ACCAACGTTGGCTCGCTTTACATAGCTCCATTGGCCCAGCCCACTGAGCCGCAGGCCCAGCGAATCGtcctgcagcagcagcagcaggcttCTGCCCGGGATTCCCCGATGCGCCAGCTTCCACAGCAGCAAGGATCGCCGCAGCAGCCCCAGGGCAACCAGCCGATGCGATGGCTCAGCTCCCAGCCGGCCAGCAAGGAGCAGGCTCCTTGGGCTCGTCCCGAGGAGAACGGCAACGTCCTGCCCTCCACTTTGCGTCAGACCACTCCGGCCCCGCAGCCCCAAGTCGTGCCTCAGTCGCagccacagcagcaacagcagcagcagacatCCTTCTACCAGCCCCAGTTGGTCCAAGGAAACGGCTATGGACCAATTCCGGCTGCAGCTGCTCCCATCAGTCTGCAGAACTTCGGGTCACATCCCCAGCCAGGTGGACTCCGTTTGCAGATCAACGTAAACACCaatggcagcagcagcaatgcAAATCAAAGTGCTCCAAGG GAGCGTATCATACCCATAACCCTAGAGCAGACCCCGACGTATGCCGCAGCCCAGCCCAACTTTGGTG GTCACATAATACGCTCAGCTAATCAATTTGTCGATCAAGGTTACCAGAATTACCCAGCTCAGGGCCAGCGAGTCCTGTCGCCCAGTCAGGCGGGCAGTACCAATAACACCAATGGTAATGCCACCAGGATAATCCCAATAGCTGTCGAGGGAGGACGCGGCGGTCCAGTTTCCCAGTCGCCGGTGCTTTTGCAAAA TGGCAATTACAATTTGTATGTGCACCAGTGTCCGCTCGAGGCGGAGATACTCTACAGAAAGAATCGTCTCAG CGATCCACGCTCACCGCCCATCCAATCGAAATCGTTTAGAATTTTGCAAAAGATAACCGACACCGTAGACGATGGCAGCGGGAATGGGGATTTGCGGCAGGACTCGCGGCAGGATCTGCAGCAGACTCCCCAGGAGGCCGAGTTGCAGCGGCCGCAGTTCGCCCGCCAGATGAGCGCCCAGCAGGCCAGGAATAGTCCGACCATCGAGCAGATGCGGCGCCTGCAAATCGCCCAGGATCAGCAGAGTAACCATCAGCAGTCGG GTAATGGCGTCTCAGCTCAGAACCGATTCACGCAACAACGATATG ATACcccccaacaacaacaacagcaatatGTGCCGCCAAGTGAACAGCAGGCTCCGGAACCCAAAAAATACACCGGTAGTGCTATACCAAGTCGATCATTCAAAATTCTGCAGGCAATGACAACACCTGAAAATGCCG GACCTGGACAATCGGATCTATAA